From Pseudomonas hefeiensis, one genomic window encodes:
- the tssK gene encoding type VI secretion system baseplate subunit TssK yields MSWNNRVVWSEGMFIGTQHFQQHDRYLENLIDARSRPLSAGAWGFSQLLIDQGLLAQGKLAIISARGLLPDGTPFNIPEDDLAPPALNVDDNLRDGLVYLALPLKRAGARDTVDEGEALGAARYVSQVCEVRDDNAPFENRAPVALGARALRLLTAQDGISDYAAIGLVRIKEKRADRALVLDDAYIPPLLDVAASKALAAFRSELLGLLHQRGEALAGRVVASGAGGASEIADFMLLQLVNRAQPLIQHLSQLSPLHPERFYSELVSLAGEFSTFTASGRRPQEYPQYQHDDLALSYAPVMQALREALSMLIDSKATPIPIVEKAYGIHVAMLADKTLLDSASFILVVRADVPAETLRGRFGQQSKVGSVEHIRDLVNLQLPGIGLLPLPVAPRQLPYHAGSTYYELDRGSDHWQQLSNSGGFAFHIAGQFPGLNLAFWAIRG; encoded by the coding sequence ACTTCCAGCAGCATGACCGTTACCTGGAAAACCTCATCGACGCGCGCAGCCGTCCGTTGTCGGCCGGTGCCTGGGGGTTTTCCCAATTGCTGATCGACCAGGGCCTGCTGGCCCAGGGCAAGCTGGCGATCATTTCGGCGCGGGGCCTGCTGCCGGACGGCACACCGTTCAACATCCCCGAGGACGACCTGGCGCCGCCTGCGCTGAACGTCGATGACAACCTGCGCGATGGCCTGGTGTACCTGGCCTTGCCGCTCAAGCGTGCCGGTGCGCGTGACACCGTTGATGAAGGCGAAGCCCTGGGCGCGGCACGCTACGTGAGCCAGGTGTGCGAAGTGCGCGACGATAACGCACCGTTCGAGAACCGCGCGCCGGTGGCCCTGGGCGCCCGGGCGCTGCGCCTGTTGACCGCACAGGATGGCATCAGTGACTACGCCGCCATCGGCCTGGTCCGCATCAAGGAGAAACGCGCCGACCGCGCCCTGGTGCTGGACGACGCCTACATCCCGCCGCTGCTGGATGTGGCCGCCTCCAAAGCGCTGGCGGCATTTCGCAGTGAACTGTTGGGCCTGCTCCATCAACGCGGCGAAGCCCTTGCCGGGCGGGTGGTGGCGTCCGGTGCCGGTGGCGCCTCGGAGATCGCCGATTTCATGCTGCTGCAACTGGTCAACCGCGCGCAGCCGCTGATCCAGCACCTGAGCCAGCTGAGCCCGTTGCACCCCGAACGGTTCTACAGCGAGCTGGTCAGCCTGGCCGGGGAGTTCTCGACCTTTACCGCTTCGGGGCGACGACCGCAGGAATATCCGCAATACCAGCACGATGACCTGGCGCTCAGTTACGCGCCGGTCATGCAGGCTCTGCGTGAGGCCCTGTCGATGCTGATCGACAGCAAGGCCACGCCGATTCCGATTGTCGAGAAAGCCTACGGCATCCATGTGGCGATGCTGGCCGACAAGACCCTGCTCGACAGCGCCAGTTTCATCCTGGTGGTGCGTGCCGATGTCCCGGCCGAAACCCTACGCGGTCGCTTTGGCCAGCAGAGCAAAGTCGGTTCGGTGGAGCACATTCGCGATCTGGTCAACCTGCAACTGCCGGGCATCGGCCTGCTGCCGTTGCCGGTGGCGCCACGCCAGCTTCCGTATCACGCCGGTTCCACCTACTACGAACTCGACCGCGGCAGCGATCACTGGCAGCAATTGAGCAACTCCGGCGGGTTCGCGTTTCACATCGCCGGCCAGTTTCCGGGGCTGAACCTGGCTTTCTGGGCGATCCGAGGATAA